In Zingiber officinale cultivar Zhangliang chromosome 3A, Zo_v1.1, whole genome shotgun sequence, the DNA window ATCAAAGACCTGATCACCCAACTCAACAAcgtcggagaaaaggtaacaaactgTGACTccttaaggtatgcacttaatgctTTTCTAAGAACTCAAGAATGGTAAACCTTAGTAGATGTTTACCACATCTCTAAGAACCTAGAGGTATGTACTCTTGAAAATCTtttttcaactttcgaacttcatGAGTCTCATTGTGTAGATAATCAAGAATTAGAAAAATCTAACAACATTACTTtaaaagtcaagaaggatgaaTTAGACGccgacacttccttggacgatGATGAAACAACTTATatagtaagaaaatttaagaaaatgtttagaactaataagtttaatcaagtgcagttaaagaaaagaaaaacaaggaaGATAAGATGCTACAAATGTAATGAAGGGAAcgcatcaaggaggactgcctaaagatgaagaagaagaacaacaaaAAGGGACCAAATACAACAAAACATAAAACCCTGAAGGCGATTTTGGGCGAGTTGTCATCAGAATCTGATCTGGAGGAGTGCGttggacttgcactaatggcaagtcaccaagagaaggagagcatagatgaagggggagactcCTCAGAAGAAAACTGCAATGAGGAGAAAGAAACATACTTCAGAGTGgatctggtaagtgaggtatgtttatTACCCCTGACCAGTTATACTCAGGTATTAAATCTATGACTAGATCATTATGTAAGCTAAAATTGGaaaataataacttaaaaagagaagttcttgaattaaaaataatcttagcaaAAACCTGCCTTTTAGAGATGTATGATAAgttaaaggaagaaaataaagaattgaaggaccaaattaaaaaatttagaaattctgCATGTCTTAattaaaatgtttgaaaaaattaTAGAAGTCTAAATTAGTATCTTAAATACCATAAAGGACTAATTGGAAAAATATCACAAAAATATgttctaaaaaaatttcttattaacgcagtaggtaaaaatttattttgggtccCAAAATCtttcttaaaataaataaatgattatgTATGTTTAGAAGTATTTGCAAAATTAAGTTGGTATGCTTATTGTTAATAATTATTTCTGAAAGTTTCTTTTTCTCTGTTACTAGAATAGAAAATCTCTCagtattaaaattttctaatttttttaaaaatcattattctttagataagtattttgaaaaaactgacttttttttagaaaattatagcTATGTTTTGAATACATAGAAAAATCAACTTGATTTTTAGActaataaaactattttaaaatatttttgaaaagaattgtaacaggtcaaaatatttttttttgtataatccTTCTATTAGAAATTCGTATCAAAATTTCTTCTACTGATAAAATCATTGAATTtctatttgaaaatatattttttttataaatttttgataaataataaattttctatgGATTATTTATCGAAAACTTCACTtctaaatctaaaactgaaaaatcttgaaactttatttttgaaaaattttaatttttctttaaatgtaCATTCTTTTATCATTACTTGCAAAATATTTAAggatttattttttaactttacAAAACCTATTTTTGTGCCAAAATGACTTGTTTGTGCTAAAAAAATTTTTTGTGAACATTTTCTGTTGAACcttaagaaaaattttcaaaacttaaactcATCTTTTTGCAAATGTGATTATTAAATCTGTTTCCTTACCCCTAGAAAAGTTTTTTCTAATAGTTTActttatgtttttagtttttttCCCCAATTtctttttatgtaatcaaagggaAGAAATAAGTAGAAGTTAATTAAGgggattaagggggagttaggatttttatccttgtatcttttttttttacaattcgcTTGTTTAAATTCATTGCTTTACTATTTCATTGCATTTTTAACCCTAAACTTGAACTTgcgttgatgcacatcaaaaaggggaagattgttagaaCTCTGagctagttttgatgtggtcaacaaagttcagttaggtcctattatgtttgatccttgtgtttaagtgtacaaaagcttaggaacataagaagttgagcagaagatgccgctagcgagaaggacgaaatGGGAGAGaaccgacgagctcggtgcgtccaagggacgaggtgctactgaagagtacaccggtggacgagaaggacatgcattatgttcgagggatgagaagccggggaggaagtctactcaggagaagaccggaagatgggtctgGGTGAGTCCAATTccggatggacgaaatcaccaAGGTGATTGGAGCAGCAAAAGAGCCAATGGGGAGCTGTGAAGCtgctagaggcgccctcaatctggttggaggtgcctccacacCTTTCTATGGGAAGGCACCTTAGACTGGGCAAAATTAACCAATAGcgaagataaaaccttatcttcGCTTGCCTCGCTAGAGCCGCCTTCCATTttgttagaggcgccttccagcctcagATAAGATTttttaggggctataaaaagacccctggaccaggaaatagacaacaactaagaggcttctctgccttcaccgaaggagatcgTTAAGTGTTTTCttttgccttagattaacaatcatttaagttgtaactaagtaactTTCTGTgcctctttattttattagttgttaaattACTTTAAGTTAATTGTGCTACGAATCTTGTTTGAAAGATCAGGAAAGGCTCATTTGtaatttacaggcaattcaccccccccctcttgtcggccgcacAAGTCCTAACAGAATCAACATCTGACAAATATGATCTTTCTTCAGAAGTTGCACACTTAGTAAAAAGGATGATCCAACAGAAGAAATTCACTTGAAAATTAGTAAAGAAGGAGATTTCAAACAAGGATCTGGCGAACGTTCGATGCATCGAATGCAAGAAGAAAGGATACTTCAAAGTTAGGTGCCCCTTATtagaagagaaagaaaataaatctgaaaagaaaaagaagaagaagaagaagaagacgaagaagaagaagaaaaaggcatTGAAAGCAACTTGGAACGTCTCATCATTCAAATCTAAAATCAAATCATGCCAACATGTTAGCACGAATGACAATCCAAGAAGATTTAAGTTCAGAGTCAGAGTACAACTCAAGATCAAACTCAAGTCAATTCACTAACTCAAATGAAATTTGcttattgaaaaattatatgtTGCTATTACTTATTTGACTAAAACTCTTGATAAATACAAGTCCAAAGTTAATACTTTATTTAAGGAGGTCAAAAACCTTAAGAAAAGGACTAACTTAAACTTATTGACTCATGCTAGTCAAGTTAGAACCTTAACTCAGGTGTTAAAACTTGAGAAagagagttataatttaaaaaaccAAGTTAGTGAGTTAATCTACTCTAAGCAAGTTTACGTCCTGATCAAAATATTTGAATATGATGATTGGAATCAGACATGCTGCTTACAACAAGACTGGGCTTGGATTTAGTTCAAATCAAAACAATGTTATTATCTTACCTTAGTCAAAAGAAATACTAGAACAAAGATTGCTTGAGctccaaaatcatgcttagttaACCAAGTATAAAATAACTGCTATTGGGTACCCAAACAACATATTCATGTGATAAATGCTACCATGTCTTATGCTCACCCAATTGCAAAATCGAAATATGTTAGAGCTCCAACTTAGAGGAGTAAATCTTTGAACTATTAGGCTAGGATTTGATTCTAaccatattttcatatttattattttcaaaatatgattTCAAAGTTaactattttttcaaaatatgattCCAAAATCATAATATATTATTCTCTCGCATTCATGTCATACATAAATGACTttcttatgtttgaaaaatataaaatggTGTGAGATATATAGGGTTATAACCTCTAAATTCTATatgcttatattagtgcatcaGCATGAATTGgggtttaaaacttttaaattaattaagttaaaaaattttcacaTGTTAACAACTTAGTTTTTATAAGATTGAGCTCGAAACTCTTATCTAACTTGATTAGTTGATTGTTAGCTCCTATTCTATAGATAGTCAAGCTCAACATCAAGTTAGACATTTTGAAAaaggttttgaaaattttatttttgataaaaatttagatatttgtATATTTTCATCTTATTTTGAGTTGCTTGGtaacttattttgaaatttgactcatgcttggacctatAGTATTTGACTATTACTACTCTGTTTATTTTTGGATCTAGACTTATATTTCCCTTATTATGCTTTGACTTGTGCTTGACTCAACTTTGTTTTACTACTCTTGTTTTGGCTTGCATTTAGTACTTGGAGTTTGATATTGACTATGATTGAGTTATTGGTTTGACTTGAGTTGAATTCCTAACTTGGTTTGCATTTtgtttaaatattatttgatCTGGTTAGCTTATTTTTATCTAATTTGAATCCATCTGTAGTTAAATCATAATTATTAATTCCTTCaatattatacttaattatatgtcatgctttgtttgtatTTTAACCCCTTTTTATAtatgaaaaagagggagagaaataaaagataaatatcaagtgatttattttttaagtcatttatttAATTCCTATTTGATTAAGAGGAGCAATAATTAAGGGAGAGTTGTTTATCTAATTATTTTATTCATGTATGACTGCACTAACTCTATCTTCTGTCATATATTGAATCCAACTTATttccaatttaattttttatttgaatactaactttaacttaattttcatattatcaaaaagagagagattgttggtgttgaGTGCACAATATGTAACAAAAGGTTTTCATATATGACTAAAGTTAAAGTTATATTAGTTGTAATCTAACCAGCTGTTTAAAATTTGTAGGTGCAGGATACTTAACAGGAGTTAAAGTCCTAGTTGTGAATCAGACAGTGACTAAGTCCTAGTGGATTTAGGCATCTAAAGTCTTAGTTGTGAATCATGCATGAGCTAAGTTTTGGTTGAGACCAAGCAACAAATTCCTAGATGGAAgttaggtgaatcaagtccaagtgattaaggCTTAGCAGTCAAATTTCTAACTGAAGACTAAGTGAATTAAGTTCAAGTGATTAAGACTTGACAGTCAAATTTCTAACCGGAcgctaggtgaatcaagtctaaGTGATTAAAGTTTGACGGTCAAATTCCTAGCTGGAAGCTAAGTGAATCAAGTCTAATTGGTTAAGGCTTAATAGACAAATTCCTAGTTAGAGGCTAagtgaatcaagtccaagtgattaaggtggagtagcctcttacaatcgtTGGAAGCACAGAAACAAAGAACAGAATTCGAATACAGTGTGCTGTTCTAAACTCCTAGCCTACTGGTCGAATTTGACTGGAGCAGGTCCGGGAGCCCCTAGCGATGCACCTTTTCTAATTCACAATAGCTCGATGATAAATTTTCTCGGTACTCAAGCACCTGGACGTGGTCTAGGCTCCTAGAGTGTTGCTGACATGGACTCTGAATGTTATCCTCACAACAACATTTGGTTGAGGTGCCCCTGCTGTACCAGGGTGATTCGAGCGCCTGTTGACTTGTCCGGTTGTTCCGGCACTAAGGCGATTCTCCGGTCAtccagagttgagttcacccgaaccTGACTCCGGTCTTTtcctcaagcaatcttccgctccggcttctcatccctcaaaagcGTCAAGCGCATTtttctcatccaccgatgtactcttccacattaCCTTGTcactcagatgcaccgagcccgttgactcaCTTCtggtgtcatccttctcgctagctgcatcatccgctcgatttcttgtgttcctaagttcatgcatacttagatataaggatcaaatacaacatgacttaacttaacctggttgattacatcaaaactcacCTAGGGTACTTACAATATGTTCGACGATTTGGACAACCGGGTGGAGTCCGAGGGTGACTGACTAGTGTTAACTCTCAAGGAAGGGATTTCGGAGGGTTCAAGCGGTCATTTAGGTCCAGGTGACCGTACAGGTCCAGGCGATTGGAGAATATGGGTGACTGGAGCAGCTTCCAAGCGACTTTGAGATAACGTTATTAGCAATCCTAGCAAGGTAGTCAAAATAAAGCTAGGTGACCGGAGGGTGTACGGGCAACTGGAGCTTCGTTAATGTTATCTTATGGATAGAAGTTGTAGCCACGTCAATACCTACATAGGTGTTCAGGAAGGTTCCAAGTGACTGAGGGAGTCCTATATAAGCTGTTTCGAGACAGAGTTTGGATGCTATCTACAAACAATTCATTCTTTGTTCTCGTGCTCTGAGTGCTTTTTTGTCTTCTATGCTCGACACGTTGCAACTCGTGCTTCATTTCTGTTCAGCAACACCTAGAGTAACATTTACATTTGTTTTAGTGTTGCCTTATTTCTTTTATTGCGCTTAAACTTTTTAGATTCATTTTCTGTAAGGTTTCTCCATATAGCAGAAAttggaaataagaatcatattttataattgctGCATGTATATACTTCTAGTTTGATTGATTAACTTGCATGCTTAAACTATGCGTTAAATCTATTAATGCTATTATTGTCTTTGTCTTACTTGATTGAATTagcctaagtttaatttatttccaTTGTACTTATTTTGATTAATTCAACTACTTTTAATTGCTATTTGCTCATTTTTAAATTTACAATGCTATTATATAAATCACCCCCCTCCCTTTGTGTCTCATGTGCACACCAGAGGGGTATATATAGAGTCAAAAGTCGttcttttttatataaaataatgctttatcaaattatttatccaagaatattttgtaaaaaataaaaaggatgaCTCTTTTTATTGGAGTCCTCAAAAGAAcatcatttttcattttttatcaaAAGGACATTGTATACCGCCTCTCTctctatattttttttgaaattatccTAACTACTACACAGTTATAATAGTTACAATCTCTTAGCTTCTACACAATTATAGTAGCTATAATTCCATATTTGCCACAATTAAACAATTGTCGCAGTTATGGAAGGAAAATGCTCTATCATGCATCGCAATTGGGAATTGAATCATAGGTGTTATAGTTGCTGCTACAATACAGTGTTATTACTGTTGATCAAAATAGAAGTGTTACTATAACATAATATtgaaatactatatatatatatatatatatatatatatatatatatatatatatatatatattttaggtACAATAATACAATTTATTAATATTGATTAGAGTTGAAGTGTCCGTGTTATAGTAGCTATGAACCCATAATTGTTATGACAACGCCAAAAATAAGGgtagttttgaaaataaaaatatactgatgcaaaatgggacgtccttttgataataaataaaaaaggaGTACCCTTTTGACAATTCCAATAAAAAGGGGTGCCCTTTTAATTTTTGTGCAACAGTTACAATGTAACCTATTAAAATGTGTTAAAAAgtaaatcttttattttttacttcAATTTGCCAAATACTTTtatatacatttttttttcaatagtTTTATAATGATGTTTAatcatattaaaataattttaatcaagtttaaatatttttaatctaactaataaagaattttttatataaatatactTTAAGTATAGTGTTTTTACCAaattaaatcagtttattttataaCTCAGTATAGAAGCTACTCTGTATTCGATACAATACTAATACTCTAAGTATAACAACACTGAAATAAGACTATTTTTAGAAAAGTGATAATTAAggatgttcttttaaattttaccACATATATACACAGAAACAATTAATAGCTGCTTAAAGTACATTAAATTGGAAGAATTTTGATTTAAGTCACATAACAATACTGTTAAAGGTTTAAGCTCTCCGGCACGGTTCAAGATTTTAAACCTAGCTATTCATCATCATCTTCAACATCTCGGTTTGATTTGTGATTAGCCCAACACAATACATTAAGATTATTTAGACGAGAATACGCTAAAAGGTATAAAACATTTCAACTCTTCTTGCTTGAGAAGGGCAACCATGTACAATCTAATCACACAAAACCTGATTCTCTAAGTATAAGTATCATGTTACATCTTCAATGATATATCTCTATGTAAATGCAGATACAGTTTAATTCTCCAATTTGACCGACAAATTGGAACAGAAACTGATATTAAGAAGACAAGAAACTTGCACTGACAACTTCTATACCAAACTCTGAAATACCAAGGTTTGCATTCCTCTTaccaacaaaaagaagaaaaaaattgatcTTAACCAAGATGATCACCTAGCAACAAATGCCTGAGTTGATGATACCTGTCGCAGTAATGCTCTAGTGAGATGCAAAGCTGCCTTATTGCCTCCCTTTTTCGCTCCTCACCATCTAAAATTGTCAGCTTCTGCGTCGCtacctcttcctcaagctcttttaCTCTTGATTGCAAATCTGAAATAGTTTGATTGCTTGTTTGGATCTCCATGAACAGCTTTGCACGTTCCAAGTGCAACTGATGCAGTTGCTGCTTCATCTGCAGTAGCTGGTCATTGAGAAGGGAATGTATCTTGGAAGCGAGCTCTTGTTTCTCGGTTGTCAGAATGGCGACTTTCAGGTTTAGAGCATCTAGATTTCCATTTAATGTAGCAATTAACTTTTGTTTCTCATTGCATTCACAAATTTTGTCAGCTACAAGCTGCCTCATTTCGTTATATAACGCGGCAAGCCTAGCTCCAAGGAGTGAATTGGATGCTGACTTCTCCTGCAAAGTTCTGTCAACAGAATCAGTGTTTGAGTCTTTCAGCTCATGAATCATATGCTCCAGCTCAGAAATGCAGAGTTTGAGTAACAATTTTTCGTGTGACGCCTTTTCTACTTCTGTTTTTAATCCTTTGTTAACACCTTCCAAGTCTGCAATTGAAGCTTCAAGGCTGGACTTCTCATGGATAAACTTTACTTCAGCAAAATTTAGTTTACTTTTGAGTTCTTCAACAAAGGATTCATGATACAATAGCTCAGAGTTGAGTTGCCTAGCAGCAGACTTTGTTGCACCCTTTAGAATCACAGTTTCATGCGAAAGGCCAAAGATTTCTTCTTGCAGCTCCATAATATTTTCCTCCAAGTTGAAAACCTTCTCCTTTTCCAAATTTAATTCTGTGATCTTAATGTCTAAAGAAGCATTAGCGATCCCAAGCTTATTTTTGAGATTCCAGATATCAGTTTCTGCAGAGTGAAGTTTCTCATCTGCAGCAGATAGATCTTTCTCCAAGGATGCAATTTTAAGGCTGGAGTCATGATGCTGGCTGTTGTGTTCTTGGATTTTACGCTTCTCCCTTGCCTTCTGAAGCTTATATTTTAGATCGTGAATCCTCCGTTGCCGGCTAAAGGAAAAGTCATCTTCACTTTCTTCATTGATCTCTTCAAGCTCTGGCTCAGAATCAGATTCTGTGTATGTAAAGGAACCATAACTGTTCTTCCTAGAAAGACCATGACTGCATCTAGATGGAAGGAAGAAATCAAACCCAGCAGCCCTTGGAATGAGCTGGGGCTGTAGCACCTTTCGCTCGGGAGAAAGCTTTAACTGAGGAGTTAGCTCTGAAATGTGCATAGATGAAGGAGAAGATGGATCTGTAAGACAATCAGATCCATTCCATGAACGTTGAGATTTTAGATCTGATTCAATGCTCTTGCGGAGCTCACTGGTTACTTGGCTATAACGCTCAGCCAGAGCACGATACATGCGGTGGAACTCCTCGACATTGGATATCAGCTGGGGGCGCTTCTCGTAGTACATTTCAGCTTTCTTTGCAAATGAATCACCATCCTCTTCAGTCAATTTCAGCATCTTCTTGACACACCGGTCCATCTCTGCAGAGGTCGAGAAAAGTTAAACATGTAAGAAAATTTTATCAATCAGAGAATCTTGAACTGATCACATAAATGCTAGGCATTAGTTTTCACTAGCATCTATGCATGTGCAAGGAGGAATTGATAAACAGAAACTGCTTTGCGGAAAATTTTGGAGCATCCAAAGAAATGAAacaacttctagttgacttttaGGAATTGATAAACAGAAACTATTTTGTGGAAAATTTTGGAGCATCCAAAGAAATGCAAATAACTTCTAGCTTGCTTTTAGGAATTGATGAACAAAAACTACTTTGTGGAAGAttttggagcatctaaagaaatgtAAACAACTTCTAGTTTGCTTTTAGAAACTACCTTGTGGAAGATTTTGGAGCATCCAAAGAAATGTAAACAATTTCTAGTTGCTTTTAGGAATTGATAAACAGAAACTACTGTGGAAGATTTTGGAGCATCCAAAGAAATGTAAACAGCTTCTAGTTTGCTTTTACGAATTGATAAACCGAAACAACTTTGTGGAAGATTTTGGAGCATCCAAAGAATGTGAACAGCTTCTAGTTTGCtttcttcctttctttttctAAGAGAAGTGGATTAGAGTTATGTTTTGTGTTCTTACTTTCAAGATTTTGCGCAAGCCATTTGGAGTTTTTTGGGCTAATATATCTGTCCCACCACAATGGTTGAGAATTTCGGGATAGCATCCGCTTCATCTTTTATCAACCGGTCATTGCACTTATTCAAATCATTTCAACAATCCTGTCATTAAGCACAAATAGACTAAGAGACTATAATGCATttatgcatcataacaagcacaAAATACAAAATCTAGCATGTTGTGATTCTTCTTTCAAACAAATCAAGGGTGCCGGTTGATAGATGATTGGTCTACATGGTAGTGAAATTTATCAACCTTTGAATTGTTGCTACATTCAAATGTAAAGTGGTTTATGATCCAAGAGATCTAAAGGGATACTGAATTGACCGGAAAATACATTCTCATGATAGAAAGTTTAGAAACAGTTAACCAAGAGTCTGTAAATTCTGTAAAAGGACTAGGAAACCACTTGtggcaatgaaaataagaaccatgCTAGTTCAAACCGATAAAAGATTACTTGAATTTAACACAAAATTTTATGTTTTTCACTATATGTAAAATCTTGCACAGCTCCTTACAGAAACAAGGTCTAAGCACGGGAGGTTTCAAAATAGCCAACCATACAATTAAACTTAGTCAATCAACAGTTATAAATTATATTCTAGATCATCAGAGCATGAAGCAAAATTATATATGTAGAAACAAACTCCACGGGATAGGTTACAGTAGTTCCACGAGAAAGCATTAATCTgcagaatatttaaaaaaaaaataattccacGAAAAGTATGATACTTGCAAATTGAATAGTTGGCGAGGAAAAATTTGctaatctttgaaaaaaaaaaaagtaattaagTACGAACAACTGGGATTGAATAGAGCATTCAACTGAGGGTGATAAAGAAAGTATGTTTACAGCCATTAACATGAAGAAATAAGAAGGATGCCAAATACTGacacaaaaggaaaaaaatgaagaaaggtAAACAAAGGAACCATGATGAATTGTTAAGTGCTAAGACACATGAGCAAATTGCATACTTCGACTCAAAAGAAACCAGATCTTGTGACTGCGCTTGCTATTGATTTTAGGGCAATGTGAGAATATCTAACGAGATTCTTCTCTAGGAAGGAAAGGATCCTACTATCCTCCTCTTCTTTCTGTGTACATTTCTCAATCAAAGAACAGGATGATTGGAAGTGACAACTTATGACAGTCAATATCTGTCAGCAACTAAGAAAGAAAAAcatgtaaaatttaaaatcatcTTGTAACCGAAAATCAAATAACACAACTAAAACCAAAAGGATTAGCTTAAAAACTAAAATCATGAAGAGTACACATGGTAATACAAATACAGATGTGGCTGATATTCTTTACAAAAGCAAGAAAATCCAACTCGATGCATGGCGGTGAAAGACAGTTAAGAAATGAAAACGTTTAGACATAAGTGAACAAAGTCAAATTTCGATACCATTTCAGTCCAATGGAAGGAATCATGAGAAGAAGAGTTAGTTACAAATAAACTGAAAAATCTATAAATTAATTGCAAGGAGATACAAAAGACCACTGATGGTAAGAAAAAGGAATAGTTGGTAAGCACAGAACATCTCTAATATGGATTTCAGTATTCGAAACAGGAGTGTAGAGGCAGAGGTAACTAGAAAGCACCAAGATAGGATCAGAAGTAGCAGCTTGTGGATTTCAGTACATCGAAAAACATAAACAGGATACTTATCCAAATGCATAGATAATATCTGGATATGAAGAAGTGAGCAAGACAACAGTCACAACATGGGGGTGCAAGGGCATAAAATTCTCTAGCTACTTGGAACCTGATAAAGTTAATATGATTCATGTCTGCTGGCCAGGTCTCCTATTGTACACAAGCTATTGCAACTTAGTGTTTTGTTGTTTTCATCATTATGATAGTTTGCACAATCTTCAAACCCCTTTTCGTGTCTAAACTTTAATAGAAGACTGAAGAAATTCGAAATAGCAAATCTACCAACAACCAATCAAGACTCTTATTGGCAATCATCCCTTGTCCTCTATGGTAGAACATCGCTCTTCGATGAATGCAATTGGCTATACTTTTCCACCATCAACGTCCATTATCAAACACAAACCCCACCTTTGGTCCCAAATGTTTGGAAAGACAAATCCAATTTTACTAAATGCCCCCAGAATTCCTCAAATCGCTTTCTTTAATGCAAAGATAACCCTTTTATTCCAATTAGAAGCGTTACGACCCAAAATATTTCAAACAAACAAGTATAATCCAGAGAATTCCAAGATTCGCGGATCACCTAATCGATCTTCCGAAAAGGAGATTCTTAAGGTATTGTTATTAC includes these proteins:
- the LOC122053897 gene encoding protein NETWORKED 4B-like, which translates into the protein MKRMLSRNSQPLWWDRYISPKNSKWLAQNLEKMDRCVKKMLKLTEEDGDSFAKKAEMYYEKRPQLISNVEEFHRMYRALAERYSQVTSELRKSIESDLKSQRSWNGSDCLTDPSSPSSMHISELTPQLKLSPERKVLQPQLIPRAAGFDFFLPSRCSHGLSRKNSYGSFTYTESDSEPELEEINEESEDDFSFSRQRRIHDLKYKLQKAREKRKIQEHNSQHHDSSLKIASLEKDLSAADEKLHSAETDIWNLKNKLGIANASLDIKITELNLEKEKVFNLEENIMELQEEIFGLSHETVILKGATKSAARQLNSELLYHESFVEELKSKLNFAEVKFIHEKSSLEASIADLEGVNKGLKTEVEKASHEKLLLKLCISELEHMIHELKDSNTDSVDRTLQEKSASNSLLGARLAALYNEMRQLVADKICECNEKQKLIATLNGNLDALNLKVAILTTEKQELASKIHSLLNDQLLQMKQQLHQLHLERAKLFMEIQTSNQTISDLQSRVKELEEEVATQKLTILDGEERKREAIRQLCISLEHYCDRYHQLRHLLLGDHLG